DNA from Micromonospora nigra:
AGCAGCAGTGTGGCGGTGACCGCGACGGCCACTGCCCACAGCGCGCGGGATGATCGGAGCAGAGTGGACACGAAGCCCCCAGGGGGAGTTGTCGGACTGCGATACCGCCCGGACGGCGGGGAGTTGCCCCCTCCCGCGCCGACTGCGTGGCTGCTGGCTCCGTGCGAAGAATGACACAATGTATTGCCGAGCGTCAATGGGGAAACCCTTTTCGAGTCGGCCGGCGACGCGCCCCCCGGCGGTCAGCCGTCCCGGCGCATGGGGGTGTGCGGGATGCCGTCCTCGAGGTACTCGTCGCCGCTGACCACGAAGCCGTACCGGGCGTAGAACCCGACCAGGTGCGACTGGGCCTCCAGCACGCACGGTCGACCGCCGGCCTCGTCGAGGGCGGCGGACATCAGCCGGCCGGCGTGTCCGCCGCCGCGCGCCGTCGGTGCCACCACCACCCGACCGATGCGGGCCACGCCGCCGGGCTCGGTCAGGATCCGCAGGTACGCCAGGGGAATCCCGCCCTCGGCCAGCCAGGCGTGGCGGGTGCCGGGTTCGACGTCGCGGCCGTCGAGTTCCGGGTACGG
Protein-coding regions in this window:
- a CDS encoding GNAT family N-acetyltransferase, with amino-acid sequence MPSQTAVLRIAPFTELDVRTFHDLLKLRIDVFVVEQSCPYPELDGRDVEPGTRHAWLAEGGIPLAYLRILTEPGGVARIGRVVVAPTARGGGHAGRLMSAALDEAGGRPCVLEAQSHLVGFYARYGFVVSGDEYLEDGIPHTPMRRDG